A stretch of the Gossypium hirsutum isolate 1008001.06 chromosome D07, Gossypium_hirsutum_v2.1, whole genome shotgun sequence genome encodes the following:
- the LOC107932951 gene encoding ras-related protein Rab5, with product MARSRNKNIQAKLVLVGHMGTGKTSLVLRFVKGQFFDFQESTIGAAFFTQVLSLNEATIKFDIWDTAGQERYHSLAPMYYRGAAAAVVVYDVTSSETFERAKKWVREVQRQGNQNLIMFLVANKVDLEDKKKVGNEEGEQYAKENGLTFLETSAKTAHNVNELFYEIAKRLAKAAPSRPTGIKLHNRPRESERRFFCCSS from the exons GTACTTGTTGGGCACATGGGAACTGGGAAAACAAGCTTGGTATTGAGATTTGTCAAAGGCCAATTTTTTGATTTCcag GAATCCACAATTGGAGCAGCCTTCTTTACTCAAGTTTTATCACTTAATGAAGCCACTATAAAGTTTGATATATGGGACACAGCAGGCCAAGAGAGATACCATAGTTTGGCTCCGATGTACTATCGTGGTGCAGCCGCTGCTGTCGTGGTCTACGACGTCACGAGCTCG GAAACGTTCGAGCGAgccaaaaaatgggttcgggaagTGCAACGACAAG GAAATCAGAATTTGATAATGTTCTTGGTAGCAAACAAGGTTGACTTGGAAGACAAGAAAAAAGTGGGAAATGAG GAAGGTGAGCAATATGCCAAAGAAAATGGCTTGACTTTCCTCGAAACATCGGCAAAGACGGCACATAACGTCAATGAACTCTTTTACGAGATTG CGAAGAGATTGGCGAAAGCTGCTCCGTCAAGGCCGACCGGAATTAAGTTGCATAATAGGCCTCGAGAAAGTGAAAGGCGGTTCTTTTGTTGCTCCTCATGA
- the LOC107933008 gene encoding polycomb group protein FERTILIZATION-INDEPENDENT SEED 2 isoform X1, giving the protein MLDGILGRGFAAKCKSLIKAIKSRIDVIRRKKSATLKFLKKDIADLLANGLDINAYGRVEGYIAELVLSSCYDFIDKCCDFVTKHVSVMQKLSDCPEDCREAVSSLMFAAARFSDLPELRELRHIFHERYENSLDVFANKQLVENSASNPSTMERKVMVMHDIASEFSIKWDSKAFERRMSEPVVIPQPQDRTKKYGSFHVNGEDNKSNYGKQDRLKKYGSFHVNGDDNKSNDGKQDRLKKYGSFHVNGDDNKSNDGKQDRPKKYGSFHVNGDDNKSNDGKSADPPRDELKVDKNGHKWEFSVEDKLRQGREEAFARKENLDIPLPQKQEVVEKDDIAFKTARLSSSTSGKRIERVNGGGKVQDGRENSVPGIDNQDVLTQRKPDLNPNNYAAPRSRSQDKDLFVPDSYANEYGVQNSTRKTPVEGEPKRKPRSSSALPPPYVKPPSIKSKDSMNGANILSSLAGLDSDGVSGDPSMPDKEGQRIPPMRGHDRETDNYYSHSESGIPIPRRRSSRRRHLRSASGLIEIGNAEDTEFMRRKPRSRRRDESRQGLQILFDEEHQRYDQEERIIDRLLMHYSKKPSTSEDGKLRRKSKSHHAHHKRTDVDEEALEKASMDRSDDISETIPRPVRSISLPREQTTQSEGTKVYTRATSFQQGRSNAARHVHPKLPDYDDLAAHFAAMKGR; this is encoded by the exons ATGCTGGACGGAATCTTAGGCCGTGGTTTTGCCGCAAAATG TAAATCGTTGATAAAAGCGATAAAGAGTCGGATTGATGTTATACGGAGGAAAAAGAGTGCGACGCTTAAGTTTTTGAAGAAAGATATAGCTGATCTGCTTGCTAATGGCCTTGATATCAATGCTTATGGCAGa GTTGAAGGATATATAGCTGAATTAGTGCTTTCGTCTTGCTATGATTTTATAGACAAGTGTTGCGATTTCGTGACGAAGCATGTTTCAGTCATGCAAAAACTGAG TGATTGCCCAGAAGATTGCAGGGAAGCTGTCTCATCTCTAATGTTTGCAGCTGCTAGATTTTCTGATTTGCCAGAGTTGCGTGAGCTTAGGCATATATTTCATGAAAGATATGAAAATTCACTGGACGTATTCGCCAATAAACAG CTTGTTGAGAATTCAGCTTCAAATCCTTCCACAATGGAGAGGAAAGTTATGGTAATGCATGATATAGCATCAGAGTTTTCCATAAAATGGGATTCAAAAGCTTTCGAGCGAAGAATGTCTGAACCTGTTGTGATCCCACAGCCACAG GACCGAACTAAAAAATACGGGTCTTTCCATGTCAATGGTGAAGATAATAAATCAAATTATGGAAAACAG GACCGACTTAAAAAATACGGGTCTTTCCATGTCAATGGTGATGATAATAAATCAAATGATGGAAAACAG GACCGACTTAAAAAATACGGGTCTTTCCATGTCAATGGTGATGATAATAAATCAAATGATGGAAAACAG GACCGACCTAAAAAATACGGGTCTTTCCATGTCAATGGTGATGATAATAAATCAAACGATGGAAAAAGTGCTGATCCACCAAGGGATGAACTTAAAGTGGATAAGAATGGGCACAAGTGGGAATTCTCCGTCGAGGACAAGCTGCGTCAAGGCAGGGAAGAAGCTTTTGCAAGGAAGGAGAATCTTGATATCCCATTACCGCAAAAACAAGAAGTTGTCGAGAAGGATGATATTGCCTTCAAAACAGCAAGATTAAGTAGTTCGACTAGTGGGAAAAGAATCGAAAGAGTAAATGGTGGAGGCAAGGTACAAGATGGTAGGGAGAATAGTGTACCTGGAATAGATAACCAAGATGTTCTAACACAGAGAAAGCCGGATCTAAATCCAAATAACTATGCAGCTCCACGATCAAGGAGTCAAGATAAAGATCTCTTCGTCCCCGATAGTTATGCCAATGAGTATGGTGTCCAGAATTCAACTAGGAAAACTCCCGTGGAAGGTGAACCCAAGCGGAAGCCCCGGTCTAGTAGTGCTCTCCCTCCTCCTTATGTTAAACCACCCAGTATCAAATCAAAGGACAGCATGAATGGTGCCAATATATTATCTTCACTTGCTGGTTTGGACAGTGATGGAGTCTCTGGTGATCCTTCTATGCCTGATAAGGAGGGGCAGAGAATTCCACCTATGAGAGGTCATGATCGAGAAACAGATAATTACTATAGTCACAGTGAAAGTGGTATCCCTATCCCAAGACGAAGATCGTCTCGGAGGCGACATTTGAGATCAGCATCTGGTCTTATTGAAATTGGTAATGCTGAAGATACAGAATTCATGAGGAGAAAACCAAGAAGCAGGAGAAGGGATGAGTCGAGACAAGGTCTGCAAATCTTATTCGACGAAGAGCATCAAAGATATGATCAGGAGGAAAGGATAATCGATAGGCTGTTGATGCATTATAGTAAGAAACCATCAACCTCTGAAGACGGGAAACTAAGACGAAAATCTAAAAGTCATCATGCACATCATAAGAGAACTGATGTAGATGAAGAAGCCTTAGAAAAAGCAAGCATGGATAGATCGGATGATATCTCCGAGACTATTCCCCGTCCAGTCCGATCAATTTCTCTCCCTCGTGAACAAACAACTCAATCAGAAGGAACTAAAGTATACACCCGCGCTACTTCCTTTCAGCAAGGTAGGTCAAATGCAGCCCGGCACGTACACCCTAAGTTACCGGATTACGATGATTTGGCTGCTCACTTTGCAGCAATGAAAGGGAGATAA
- the LOC107933008 gene encoding uncharacterized protein isoform X3, protein MLDGILGRGFAAKCKSLIKAIKSRIDVIRRKKSATLKFLKKDIADLLANGLDINAYGRVEGYIAELVLSSCYDFIDKCCDFVTKHVSVMQKLSDCPEDCREAVSSLMFAAARFSDLPELRELRHIFHERYENSLDVFANKQLVENSASNPSTMERKVMVMHDIASEFSIKWDSKAFERRMSEPVVIPQPQDRTKKYGSFHVNGEDNKSNYGKQDRLKKYGSFHVNGDDNKSNDGKQDRPKKYGSFHVNGDDNKSNDGKSADPPRDELKVDKNGHKWEFSVEDKLRQGREEAFARKENLDIPLPQKQEVVEKDDIAFKTARLSSSTSGKRIERVNGGGKVQDGRENSVPGIDNQDVLTQRKPDLNPNNYAAPRSRSQDKDLFVPDSYANEYGVQNSTRKTPVEGEPKRKPRSSSALPPPYVKPPSIKSKDSMNGANILSSLAGLDSDGVSGDPSMPDKEGQRIPPMRGHDRETDNYYSHSESGIPIPRRRSSRRRHLRSASGLIEIGNAEDTEFMRRKPRSRRRDESRQGLQILFDEEHQRYDQEERIIDRLLMHYSKKPSTSEDGKLRRKSKSHHAHHKRTDVDEEALEKASMDRSDDISETIPRPVRSISLPREQTTQSEGTKVYTRATSFQQGRSNAARHVHPKLPDYDDLAAHFAAMKGR, encoded by the exons ATGCTGGACGGAATCTTAGGCCGTGGTTTTGCCGCAAAATG TAAATCGTTGATAAAAGCGATAAAGAGTCGGATTGATGTTATACGGAGGAAAAAGAGTGCGACGCTTAAGTTTTTGAAGAAAGATATAGCTGATCTGCTTGCTAATGGCCTTGATATCAATGCTTATGGCAGa GTTGAAGGATATATAGCTGAATTAGTGCTTTCGTCTTGCTATGATTTTATAGACAAGTGTTGCGATTTCGTGACGAAGCATGTTTCAGTCATGCAAAAACTGAG TGATTGCCCAGAAGATTGCAGGGAAGCTGTCTCATCTCTAATGTTTGCAGCTGCTAGATTTTCTGATTTGCCAGAGTTGCGTGAGCTTAGGCATATATTTCATGAAAGATATGAAAATTCACTGGACGTATTCGCCAATAAACAG CTTGTTGAGAATTCAGCTTCAAATCCTTCCACAATGGAGAGGAAAGTTATGGTAATGCATGATATAGCATCAGAGTTTTCCATAAAATGGGATTCAAAAGCTTTCGAGCGAAGAATGTCTGAACCTGTTGTGATCCCACAGCCACAG GACCGAACTAAAAAATACGGGTCTTTCCATGTCAATGGTGAAGATAATAAATCAAATTATGGAAAACAG GACCGACTTAAAAAATACGGGTCTTTCCATGTCAATGGTGATGATAATAAATCAAATGATGGAAAACAG GACCGACCTAAAAAATACGGGTCTTTCCATGTCAATGGTGATGATAATAAATCAAACGATGGAAAAAGTGCTGATCCACCAAGGGATGAACTTAAAGTGGATAAGAATGGGCACAAGTGGGAATTCTCCGTCGAGGACAAGCTGCGTCAAGGCAGGGAAGAAGCTTTTGCAAGGAAGGAGAATCTTGATATCCCATTACCGCAAAAACAAGAAGTTGTCGAGAAGGATGATATTGCCTTCAAAACAGCAAGATTAAGTAGTTCGACTAGTGGGAAAAGAATCGAAAGAGTAAATGGTGGAGGCAAGGTACAAGATGGTAGGGAGAATAGTGTACCTGGAATAGATAACCAAGATGTTCTAACACAGAGAAAGCCGGATCTAAATCCAAATAACTATGCAGCTCCACGATCAAGGAGTCAAGATAAAGATCTCTTCGTCCCCGATAGTTATGCCAATGAGTATGGTGTCCAGAATTCAACTAGGAAAACTCCCGTGGAAGGTGAACCCAAGCGGAAGCCCCGGTCTAGTAGTGCTCTCCCTCCTCCTTATGTTAAACCACCCAGTATCAAATCAAAGGACAGCATGAATGGTGCCAATATATTATCTTCACTTGCTGGTTTGGACAGTGATGGAGTCTCTGGTGATCCTTCTATGCCTGATAAGGAGGGGCAGAGAATTCCACCTATGAGAGGTCATGATCGAGAAACAGATAATTACTATAGTCACAGTGAAAGTGGTATCCCTATCCCAAGACGAAGATCGTCTCGGAGGCGACATTTGAGATCAGCATCTGGTCTTATTGAAATTGGTAATGCTGAAGATACAGAATTCATGAGGAGAAAACCAAGAAGCAGGAGAAGGGATGAGTCGAGACAAGGTCTGCAAATCTTATTCGACGAAGAGCATCAAAGATATGATCAGGAGGAAAGGATAATCGATAGGCTGTTGATGCATTATAGTAAGAAACCATCAACCTCTGAAGACGGGAAACTAAGACGAAAATCTAAAAGTCATCATGCACATCATAAGAGAACTGATGTAGATGAAGAAGCCTTAGAAAAAGCAAGCATGGATAGATCGGATGATATCTCCGAGACTATTCCCCGTCCAGTCCGATCAATTTCTCTCCCTCGTGAACAAACAACTCAATCAGAAGGAACTAAAGTATACACCCGCGCTACTTCCTTTCAGCAAGGTAGGTCAAATGCAGCCCGGCACGTACACCCTAAGTTACCGGATTACGATGATTTGGCTGCTCACTTTGCAGCAATGAAAGGGAGATAA
- the LOC107933008 gene encoding uncharacterized protein isoform X4 produces MLDGILGRGFAAKCKSLIKAIKSRIDVIRRKKSATLKFLKKDIADLLANGLDINAYGRVEGYIAELVLSSCYDFIDKCCDFVTKHVSVMQKLSDCPEDCREAVSSLMFAAARFSDLPELRELRHIFHERYENSLDVFANKQLVENSASNPSTMERKVMVMHDIASEFSIKWDSKAFERRMSEPVVIPQPQDRTKKYGSFHVNGEDNKSNYGKQDRPKKYGSFHVNGDDNKSNDGKSADPPRDELKVDKNGHKWEFSVEDKLRQGREEAFARKENLDIPLPQKQEVVEKDDIAFKTARLSSSTSGKRIERVNGGGKVQDGRENSVPGIDNQDVLTQRKPDLNPNNYAAPRSRSQDKDLFVPDSYANEYGVQNSTRKTPVEGEPKRKPRSSSALPPPYVKPPSIKSKDSMNGANILSSLAGLDSDGVSGDPSMPDKEGQRIPPMRGHDRETDNYYSHSESGIPIPRRRSSRRRHLRSASGLIEIGNAEDTEFMRRKPRSRRRDESRQGLQILFDEEHQRYDQEERIIDRLLMHYSKKPSTSEDGKLRRKSKSHHAHHKRTDVDEEALEKASMDRSDDISETIPRPVRSISLPREQTTQSEGTKVYTRATSFQQGRSNAARHVHPKLPDYDDLAAHFAAMKGR; encoded by the exons ATGCTGGACGGAATCTTAGGCCGTGGTTTTGCCGCAAAATG TAAATCGTTGATAAAAGCGATAAAGAGTCGGATTGATGTTATACGGAGGAAAAAGAGTGCGACGCTTAAGTTTTTGAAGAAAGATATAGCTGATCTGCTTGCTAATGGCCTTGATATCAATGCTTATGGCAGa GTTGAAGGATATATAGCTGAATTAGTGCTTTCGTCTTGCTATGATTTTATAGACAAGTGTTGCGATTTCGTGACGAAGCATGTTTCAGTCATGCAAAAACTGAG TGATTGCCCAGAAGATTGCAGGGAAGCTGTCTCATCTCTAATGTTTGCAGCTGCTAGATTTTCTGATTTGCCAGAGTTGCGTGAGCTTAGGCATATATTTCATGAAAGATATGAAAATTCACTGGACGTATTCGCCAATAAACAG CTTGTTGAGAATTCAGCTTCAAATCCTTCCACAATGGAGAGGAAAGTTATGGTAATGCATGATATAGCATCAGAGTTTTCCATAAAATGGGATTCAAAAGCTTTCGAGCGAAGAATGTCTGAACCTGTTGTGATCCCACAGCCACAG GACCGAACTAAAAAATACGGGTCTTTCCATGTCAATGGTGAAGATAATAAATCAAATTATGGAAAACAG GACCGACCTAAAAAATACGGGTCTTTCCATGTCAATGGTGATGATAATAAATCAAACGATGGAAAAAGTGCTGATCCACCAAGGGATGAACTTAAAGTGGATAAGAATGGGCACAAGTGGGAATTCTCCGTCGAGGACAAGCTGCGTCAAGGCAGGGAAGAAGCTTTTGCAAGGAAGGAGAATCTTGATATCCCATTACCGCAAAAACAAGAAGTTGTCGAGAAGGATGATATTGCCTTCAAAACAGCAAGATTAAGTAGTTCGACTAGTGGGAAAAGAATCGAAAGAGTAAATGGTGGAGGCAAGGTACAAGATGGTAGGGAGAATAGTGTACCTGGAATAGATAACCAAGATGTTCTAACACAGAGAAAGCCGGATCTAAATCCAAATAACTATGCAGCTCCACGATCAAGGAGTCAAGATAAAGATCTCTTCGTCCCCGATAGTTATGCCAATGAGTATGGTGTCCAGAATTCAACTAGGAAAACTCCCGTGGAAGGTGAACCCAAGCGGAAGCCCCGGTCTAGTAGTGCTCTCCCTCCTCCTTATGTTAAACCACCCAGTATCAAATCAAAGGACAGCATGAATGGTGCCAATATATTATCTTCACTTGCTGGTTTGGACAGTGATGGAGTCTCTGGTGATCCTTCTATGCCTGATAAGGAGGGGCAGAGAATTCCACCTATGAGAGGTCATGATCGAGAAACAGATAATTACTATAGTCACAGTGAAAGTGGTATCCCTATCCCAAGACGAAGATCGTCTCGGAGGCGACATTTGAGATCAGCATCTGGTCTTATTGAAATTGGTAATGCTGAAGATACAGAATTCATGAGGAGAAAACCAAGAAGCAGGAGAAGGGATGAGTCGAGACAAGGTCTGCAAATCTTATTCGACGAAGAGCATCAAAGATATGATCAGGAGGAAAGGATAATCGATAGGCTGTTGATGCATTATAGTAAGAAACCATCAACCTCTGAAGACGGGAAACTAAGACGAAAATCTAAAAGTCATCATGCACATCATAAGAGAACTGATGTAGATGAAGAAGCCTTAGAAAAAGCAAGCATGGATAGATCGGATGATATCTCCGAGACTATTCCCCGTCCAGTCCGATCAATTTCTCTCCCTCGTGAACAAACAACTCAATCAGAAGGAACTAAAGTATACACCCGCGCTACTTCCTTTCAGCAAGGTAGGTCAAATGCAGCCCGGCACGTACACCCTAAGTTACCGGATTACGATGATTTGGCTGCTCACTTTGCAGCAATGAAAGGGAGATAA
- the LOC107932978 gene encoding uncharacterized protein, protein MLLRNSISNIKNFFRKTLQSFKSFFSGGGNETKPYQKLPKASPYYQDDLEKFYTEFTRRWDATADKGSKAKKKNKKKKTMSLSSTQFTTQRREDIGESNVEKKQELQGYTFSKESSVAQKLKEIEMMDVSNVDHVLDVEEVLHYYSRLTCPAYVDIVDKFFMDLCGEFFGPIGSPASVGSRPKFGSVRQ, encoded by the coding sequence ATGTTGCTTAGAAATTCCATTTCCAACATCAAAAATTTCTTCAGAAAAACCCTACAAAGTTTCAAATCATTCTTCAGTGGCGGTGGTAATGAAACTAAACCATACCAAAAACTACCCAAAGCTTCTCCTTATTACCAAGACGACCTAGAAAAGTTCTACACCGAGTTCACTCGCCGGTGGGACGCCACCGCCGACAAGGGCAGCAAGgcaaagaagaaaaacaagaagaagaagacaatGTCATTGTCGTCAACTCAGTTTACAACACAAAGAAGAGAGGACATTGGTGAGTCCAATgtggagaaaaagcaagaattacaAGGTTATACATTTTCAAAGGAATCTTCAGTGGCGCAAAAGCTAAAGGAGATAGAGATGATGGATGTGAGCAACGTGGATCATGTCCTTGATGTTGAAGAGGTACTTCATTATTATTCTCGACTTACGTGTCCGGCTTATGTTGATATCGTCGACAAGTTTTTTATGGATCTTTGCGGTGAGTTTTTTGGGCCGATTGGTTCTCCGGCGAGTGTTGGTTCGAGACCGAAGTTTGGATCAGTGAGACAATGA
- the LOC107932957 gene encoding transcription repressor OFP8, which produces MENRFKLRISRMFRSSFGSCRTRKISDVIEKPIFTPQNHKNTVPLFDPSPSPPPKPKPFPSICKPRRSESTQTAVNHDCAMVTHKETIPRRRKTNTARCYYPAFVSSAVTGGYHHPMSPLNFFSYCKDFEFYEKKKTVTRHKTKTKKKKRVYHVHHKTNNNTTPFFFSSSSRESANYGGPWWWLSSEEDETETLFSSMNLSSDSSESISARRIRPRSNRKNCNNPRRRKAKNSSCDNDNNNKVKDSFAVVKRSSDPYNDFRTSMVEMIVERQIFAAEDLEQLLQCFLSLNSHHHHGIIVEVFTEICETLFSNWS; this is translated from the coding sequence ATGGAAAATCGATTCAAACTAAGAATCTCTCGCATGTTCCGGTCCTCTTTCGGATCCTGCCGGACCCGGAAAATCTCCGACGTTATCGAAAAGCCCATTTTCACCCCTCAAAACCACAAAAACACCGTCCCATTATTCGACCCTTCACCGTCGCCGCCGCCAAAGCCTAAACCTTTCCCTTCCATTTGTAAACCCAGACGCTCTGAATCAACCCAAACCGCCGTCAACCATGACTGTGCTATGGTCACACATAAAGAAACCATCCCAAGACGCCGTAAAACCAACACCGCTCGTTGTTATTACCCTGCTTTCGTTTCTTCCGCCGTTACCGGTGGTTATCATCACCCTATGTCGCCGTTGAACTTTTTCTCCTATTGTAAAGACTTTGAGTTTTACGAGAAGAAAAAAACCGTAACCAGACACAAAacgaaaacaaagaagaaaaaaagggtttATCATGTTCATCACAAAACCAACAACAATACCACGCCGTTTTTTTTCAGTTCATCTTCACGAGAAAGTGCTAATTACGGAGGTCCATGGTGGTGGCTTAGCAGTGAAGAAGATGAAACCGAAACCCTTTTCTCTTCAATGAACCTCTCGTCCGACTCATCTGAATCCATCTCCGCCCGTCGGATTCGACCGCGTTCCAACCGGAAAAACTGTAACAATCCTCGCCGAAGAAAAGCTAAGAACAGTAGCTGTGATAATGATAACAACAACAAAGTGAAAGATAGCTTTGCTGTGGTGAAACGATCCAGTGATCCATACAATGATTTTAGGACATCAATGGTGGAGATGATCGTTGAAAGACAGATATTTGCGGCTGAAGATTTAGAACAGCTGTTACAGTGTTTCTTGTCGTTGAACTCTCATCACCATCATGGGATTATCGTCGAAGTTTTTACAGAGATTTGTGAGACATTGTTCTCTAACTGGTCTTAA
- the LOC107933018 gene encoding uncharacterized protein yields the protein MVSGSLSLISSSFPSYIDSSPNSVSFWPITFKLFKPNLRFSKSLKYPSSKLSCCSSTVEDGSSSSTTAEQFFNNNSIADFMRFKRGSQNGSGELQTAIVSYRKRFPWSILYPFLRVDLVSTIHIADKEYFETLQKELAPYDCVLYEMVASRESLENRRNPSAAKRLKSSRSRGFNILGCIQRQMARILMLNFQLDCLDYQADNWYHADLDYETFKLLQLEKGESFLTFARDMTLKSTKALVQPASIPDDLDPWRSKLLWASRVLPMPLVGLLIISGVCADGGSQASNYPELEALSRLDFGAAMKVFLAKRLTSEFTQVTADVEEKSVIIGERNRAATEALRRAVNDGHNKIAILYGGGHMPDLGRRLREEFDLVPSRVHWITAWSITKQDLQSNSLPFLKMMAEVSGWPLNRYQTLALLIFSSVLALDLWFWELFCGTAVNWISEIASEVAQYADKAQVM from the exons ATGGTTTCAGGCTCTCTCTCACTTATCTCATCTTCATTTCCTTCATACATCGATTCATCTCCCAATTCTGTTTCTTTTTGGCCTATAACGTTTAAGCTCTTTAAACCCAATCTCAGATTCTCAAAATCTCTCAAATACCCATCGTCGAAGCTTTCTTGTTGTTCTTCAACAGTCGAAGATGGGTCGTCGTCGTCCACGACGGCGGAGCAGTTTTTTAACAACAATTCGATAGCGGATTTCATGAGGTTTAAGAGAGGGAGTCAAAACGGTAGTGGCGAGTTACAAACGGCTATTGTTAGCTATCGTAAGAGGTTCCCTTGGTCTATTCTTTACCCTTTTCTTCGG gTTGATTTGGTCTCAACGATTCATATAGCCGATAAAGA GTACTTTGAGACTCTTCAGAAGGAACTTGCACCATATGATTGTGTTCTGTATGAGATGGTTGCTAGTAGGGAGAGTTTGGAAAACCGAAGGAACCCTTCGGCAGCAAAACGACTCAAAAGTTCACGATCACGAGGTTTCAACATTCTGGGATGCATTCAACGGCAGATGGCTCGGATACTCATGCTCAATTTCCAATTAGATTGTCTCGATTACCAGGCTGATAATTGGTACCACGCAGATCTTGACTATGAGACCTTCAAGTTACTTCAG CTAGAAAAAGGCGAAAGTTTCTTGACATTTGCAAGGGATATGACCCTTAAGTCAACGAAAGCTTTAGTGCAGCCCGCTTCAATCCCGGATGACCTTGATCCTTGGAGATCCAAGCTTCTATGGGCTTCTCGTGTGCTACCTATGCCACTCGTTGGTCTTCTTATTATTAGCGGTGTTTGTGCTGATGGAGGAAGCCAAGCATCCAATTATCCCGAGCTAGAAGCTTTATCAAGGCTTGATTTTGGTGCCGCCATGAAGGTTTTCCTGGCAAAACGACTAACCTCCGA GTTCACTCAAGTGACAGCCGATGTGGAAGAGAAATCGGTTATCATCGGCGAGAGGAACAGGGCTGCAACAGAAGCATTGAGACGAGCGGTCAATGATGGTCATAACAAGATAGCAATACTATATGGGGGTGGTCACATGCCGGACTTAGGTAGGCGTTTAAGAGAGGAATTCGACCTTGTTCCTTCCCGAGTACATTGGATAACAGCTTGGTCCATTACGAAACAAGATCTCCAGAGCAATTCCCTTCCGTTTTTGAAGATGATGGCTGAAGTTTCCGGCTGGCCATTGAACCGTTACCAGACATTGGCATTACTCATCTTTTCCTCGGTCCTCGCATTGGATCTCTGGTTTTGGGAACTCTTTTGCGGCACCGCGGTTAATTGGATCTCTGAAATAGCATCGGAAGTTGCGCAATATGCAGATAAAGCACAGGTGATGTGA